The proteins below are encoded in one region of Desulfovibrio sp. JC022:
- the rpmJ gene encoding 50S ribosomal protein L36, which translates to MKVRPSVKKICPKCKVIRRKGVLRVICDNPRHKQRQG; encoded by the coding sequence ATGAAAGTAAGACCATCTGTTAAGAAGATTTGTCCCAAATGCAAAGTAATCAGACGCAAGGGTGTTCTGAGGGTTATTTGTGACAACCCCAGACACAAACAGCGTCAAGGATAG
- the rpsM gene encoding 30S ribosomal protein S13: protein MARIAGVDLPKNKRLDIALTYIYGVGRTTALKILDTVGIDWTLKTDDLSGEQVNTIRKELEDNHKVEGDLRRDQIADIKRLMDIGSYRGLRHRRGLPVRGQSSKTNARTRKGPRRSVMSRKKK, encoded by the coding sequence GTGGCTCGTATCGCTGGAGTAGACCTTCCGAAAAATAAGCGTTTGGATATTGCACTGACTTACATCTACGGAGTAGGTCGGACTACCGCTCTCAAGATTCTTGATACTGTTGGTATCGACTGGACCCTCAAAACTGATGACCTCAGTGGCGAGCAGGTGAACACCATCCGTAAGGAACTTGAAGATAATCATAAAGTTGAAGGTGACCTTCGCCGCGATCAGATTGCTGACATTAAGCGTCTGATGGATATTGGAAGTTACCGTGGACTGCGTCACCGCCGCGGATTGCCCGTGCGCGGTCAGAGCTCTAAGACCAACGCAAGAACGCGCAAAGGTCCCCGTCGCTCTGTCATGAGCAGAAAGAAGAAATAA
- the rpsK gene encoding 30S ribosomal protein S11, which produces MARPRRSGKKKEKKNVPVGIAHVKATFNNTIITFTDLKGNVISWATSGASGFKGSRKSTPFAAQVAAETAARKAQDQGMRTVGIFVKGPGSGREAAMRAIGNVGMKVNFIRDITPIPHNGCRPPKRRRV; this is translated from the coding sequence ATGGCTAGACCTCGCCGTTCCGGCAAGAAAAAAGAGAAGAAGAATGTTCCCGTGGGCATCGCCCACGTTAAAGCAACATTCAATAATACCATCATTACCTTCACTGACCTGAAAGGTAACGTGATCAGCTGGGCTACTTCCGGTGCATCCGGTTTTAAGGGATCAAGAAAATCTACTCCCTTTGCTGCACAGGTTGCTGCTGAAACCGCTGCTAGAAAAGCTCAGGATCAGGGTATGCGTACTGTTGGTATTTTCGTCAAAGGCCCCGGCTCCGGTCGTGAAGCAGCGATGCGCGCAATCGGTAACGTCGGTATGAAGGTTAACTTCATTCGCGATATAACACCCATCCCGCACAACGGCTGTCGTCCGCCGAAACGTCGCAGGGTCTAA
- the rpsD gene encoding 30S ribosomal protein S4 encodes MARYTKAKCRLCRREGEKLFIKGDRCFTDKCSYERRPYAPGIAGRMRKKMSDYAIQLREKQKVRRMYGVLEGQFRTYFKRADGMKGVTGANLLMLLETRLDNAVYRLGFANSRDQARQLVRHGIFTKNGRRVNVPSMQVKPGDVIEVREESRKIPVIAEAQEVIARRGCPEWLEADGANFKGEVKAMPTREDIQFPINEQLIVELYSK; translated from the coding sequence TTGGCCAGATATACAAAAGCAAAATGCAGACTGTGTCGTCGTGAAGGCGAAAAGCTTTTCATTAAAGGCGACCGCTGCTTTACTGATAAGTGCTCTTATGAGCGTCGTCCTTATGCTCCCGGTATTGCCGGTCGCATGAGAAAGAAAATGAGTGACTACGCAATTCAGCTTCGTGAGAAGCAGAAAGTGCGTCGCATGTACGGTGTCCTTGAAGGCCAGTTCCGCACCTATTTTAAGCGTGCAGACGGTATGAAAGGTGTAACCGGCGCGAACCTGCTCATGCTCCTTGAAACCCGCCTTGACAACGCTGTTTACCGTCTTGGTTTCGCCAACTCTCGCGATCAGGCTCGCCAGCTCGTGAGACACGGCATCTTCACCAAGAACGGCAGACGTGTTAACGTTCCTTCCATGCAGGTAAAACCCGGTGATGTAATCGAGGTTCGTGAAGAATCCCGTAAGATCCCCGTGATTGCTGAAGCACAGGAAGTTATTGCTCGTCGCGGCTGCCCCGAGTGGCTCGAAGCTGACGGAGCAAATTTCAAAGGTGAAGTTAAAGCGATGCCGACTAGGGAAGACATCCAGTTCCCTATCAACGAACAGCTGATTGTCGAGCTGTACTCCAAATAA
- a CDS encoding DNA-directed RNA polymerase subunit alpha produces the protein MLIQDGDKLINTRNWAELVKPEQLVRDPKSNELYGKFICEPLERGFGTTIGNALRRVLLSSMQGAAAVAVKIEGVQHEFTTIEGVMEDVTEIVLNIKQIRFAMTTDEPQFLTLKVNKQGVVTAADIQENQNVKVLNPEQIIATLSEKMDLEMTFEIRMGKGYVPADMHEGLVNEIGHIVVDSSFSPIRKVAYSVEQARVGQMTNYDKLILEVFTDGSVTPEDAIAYSAKILKDQLSVFINFDEMGSEQEESKESDLDLNPNLFKSIDELELSVRATNCLKAANIRIVGELVQRTEQTMLKTKNFGRKSLDEIRRVLDSMELKFGMVLEDFDKKHQEWLKRKEKNEA, from the coding sequence ATGCTTATTCAAGACGGTGACAAACTCATCAACACCCGCAACTGGGCCGAGCTGGTTAAGCCGGAACAGCTTGTGCGTGACCCCAAGTCTAACGAGCTTTATGGTAAGTTCATTTGTGAGCCCCTTGAGCGCGGATTTGGAACAACCATCGGTAACGCCCTTCGCAGGGTACTGCTCTCCTCAATGCAGGGAGCTGCCGCGGTTGCTGTAAAGATCGAAGGAGTTCAGCACGAATTCACCACCATTGAAGGTGTGATGGAAGATGTGACTGAGATTGTTCTGAACATCAAGCAGATCAGATTCGCAATGACTACAGATGAACCCCAGTTTCTTACCCTTAAGGTAAATAAGCAGGGCGTCGTCACCGCAGCTGATATTCAGGAAAACCAGAACGTCAAAGTCCTCAATCCTGAGCAGATTATTGCGACTCTGTCCGAAAAGATGGACCTGGAAATGACTTTCGAGATTCGCATGGGTAAAGGCTACGTGCCTGCGGACATGCATGAAGGTCTTGTTAATGAAATCGGTCATATTGTTGTTGATTCCAGTTTTTCTCCTATCCGTAAGGTAGCTTACAGTGTGGAGCAGGCTCGTGTCGGACAGATGACCAACTATGACAAGCTTATTCTCGAAGTTTTCACCGACGGTTCCGTTACCCCTGAGGATGCAATTGCCTACAGTGCAAAAATCCTTAAGGATCAGCTCTCCGTATTCATCAACTTTGATGAAATGGGATCCGAGCAGGAAGAGTCCAAAGAAAGCGACCTCGATCTCAACCCGAATCTGTTCAAGAGTATCGACGAACTCGAACTCTCCGTTCGTGCAACCAACTGCCTTAAGGCTGCCAACATTCGTATTGTTGGTGAGCTTGTGCAGCGCACTGAACAGACCATGCTTAAGACTAAGAACTTCGGACGTAAGTCACTTGACGAAATTCGCAGAGTTCTCGATAGCATGGAACTCAAGTTCGGTATGGTCCTCGAGGATTTC